The Scleropages formosus chromosome 11, fSclFor1.1, whole genome shotgun sequence genome window below encodes:
- the cry2 gene encoding cryptochrome-2 has product MVVNSVHWFRKGLRLHDNPALQEALKGADTLRCVYVLDPWFAGSANVGVNRWRFLLESLEDLDACLRKLNSRLFVVRGQPADVFPRLFKEWGVTRLTFEYDSEPYGKERDAAIIKMAQEFGVETVVKKSHTLYDLDRIIEMNNSSPPLTFKRFQAIVNRLGLPRKPLPTVTRQQMDGCWTDVSMNHDERFGVPTLEELGFKTQELSPAVWKGGETEALERLKKHLDRKAWVANFERPQINVCSLMASPTGLSPYLRFGCLSCRLFYYELRDLYLKVRKHSSPPLSLFGQLLWREFFYTAATNNPNFDRMEGNPICVQIPWDHNPEALAKWAEGRTGFPWIDAIMTQLRQEGWIHHLARHAVACFLTRGDLWLSWESGMRVFEELLLDADWSVNAGSWMWLSCSAFFQQFFHCYCPVGFGRRTDPSGDYIRKYIPKLRDYPNRYIYEPWNAPESVQKAVNCVVGVDYPRPMINHAEVSRLNIERMKQVYQQLSHYKGLSLLASVPTIQEEAELPRSDDSQSHNSSDVQSDEPSKKASLGKRERPSELQRPPACTQPKVQRRSTAEGSSSKQQY; this is encoded by the exons ATGGTGGTGAACTCCGTGCACTGGTTCCGGAAGGGGCTGAGGCTCCACGACAACCCGGCTCTGCAGGAAGCGCTGAAGGGAGCCGACACGTTGCGCTGTGTTTACGTGTTGGACCCCTGGTTCGCGGGTTCGGCCAACGTGGGAGTGAACAGGTGGAG ATTTTTGCTTGAATCCTTGGAAGACTTGGATGCTTGCCTTCGAAAATTAAATTCGAGGCTCTTCGTGGTCCGGGGTCAACCTGCAGATGTATTTCCAAGGTTGTTTAAG GAGTGGGGAGTCACGCGTCTGACCTTCGAGTACGACTCCGAACCGTATGGGAAGGAGCGGGATGCTGCAATCATTAAGATGGCCCAAGAATTTGGAGTGGAGACGGTGGTGAAGAAGTCGCACACGCTGTACGATTTGGACAG AATCATTGAGATGAACAACAGCAGCCCTCCTCTCACCTTCAAGCGGTTCCAAGCCATCGTGAACCGCCTGGGGCTGCCCAGGAAGCCCCTGCCTACGGTAACCCGGCAGCAGATGGACGGCTGCTGGACGGACGTCTCGATGAACCATGACGAGCGCTTTGGTGTGCCCACCCTGGAGGAGCTGG GTTTTAAGACACAAGAGCTGAGTCCTGCAGTGTGGAAGGGGGGTGAGACAGAGGCGCTGGAGAGGCTTAAGAAGCACTTGGACAGaaag GCTTGGGTGGCGAACTTCGAACGGCCCCAGATTAACGTGTGTTCGCTCATGGCTAGCCCCACTGGTCTCAGTCCTTACCTGCGGTTCGGCTGCTTATCGTGTCGCTTGTTTTACTATGAGCTGCGAGATCTCTATCTCAAG GTTCGCAAGCACAGCAGCCCACCGCTCTCGCTCTTCGGCCAACTGCTCTGGAGAGAGTTCTTCTACACGGCAGCCACCAACAACCCCAACTTCGACCGAATGGAGGGCAACCCCATCTGCGTGCAGATTCCGTGGGACCACAACCCCGAGGCGTTGGCCAAGTGGGCAGAGGGCCGCACGGGCTTCCCCTGGATCGATGCCATCATGACCCAACTGCGGCAAGAGGGCTGGATCCATCACCTGGCCCGGCACGCCGTCGCCTGCTTTCTGACCAGGGGGGACCTGTGGCTCAGCTGGGAGAGCGGCATGAGG GTGtttgaggagctgctgctggacgcCGACTGGAGCGTGAACGCGGGCAGCTGGATGTGGCTCTCCTGCAGCGCCTTCTTCCAGCAGTTCTTCCACTGCTACTGTCCCGTGGGCTTCGGACGCCGCACCGACCCCAGCGGAGACTACATCAG GAAGTACATCCCGAAGCTGAGGGACTACCCAAACCGGTACATTTACGAGCCCTGGAACGCCCCCGAGTCGGTGCAGAAGGCAGTGAACTGCGTGGTGGGTGTGGACTACCCCAGGCCAATGATAAACCACGCCGAGGTCAGCCGCCTCAACATCGAGCGCATGAAGCAGGTCTACCAGCAGCTCTCGCACTACAAGGGACTCA GTTTGCTGGCCTCGGTTCCCACCATTCAGGAGGAGGCAGAGCTGCCGAGATCGGACGACTCGCAGTCCCACAACAGCAGCG ATGTGCAGTCTGATGAACCCAGCAAGAAGGCCTCTTTAGGGAAGAGGGAGAGACCTTCAGAGCTCCAAAGACCCCCTGCATGCACACAGCCCAAAGTCCAGCGCCGCAGCACTGCCGAAGGGAGCTCAAGCAAACAGCAATATTA G